A genomic segment from Polyangium mundeleinium encodes:
- the dinB gene encoding DNA polymerase IV produces the protein MSRVVLHVDMDAFYASVEQRDDPRLRGRPVIVGGHPRRGVVLAASYEVRRFGVRSAMPMARALVLAPSAVVVPPRFAAYVEASEQIHAIFESVTPLVEPLSLDEAFLDVTASRALFGTGEAIATDIRARIADEVHLPASAGVASSKLVAKIASDLAKPNGQRIVAPEDTTHFLAPLPVSRLWGVGPKTEEILRAQGLHTIGDVAARDPVSLGVLLGKLGPHIHALATGHGDDRPVVPDREQKSLGAEDTFEEDLQGAPALAPHVHAQALRVGRRLRRAGLVARVVVLKIKLSDHTLVTRRTTLDEPTDDGTLLHRAALALLDGLPLSRRVRLTGVSAQELSRGGGQLPLFDQGAQRSKRLNQVLDRIADRFGPAAVIPADVAGLGQGSGADDEARRKIGAARFDAPSPISPSRRERGRG, from the coding sequence ATGAGCCGGGTCGTCCTGCACGTCGACATGGATGCGTTTTACGCCTCCGTCGAGCAGCGGGACGATCCACGCCTCCGCGGCCGCCCCGTCATCGTCGGCGGCCACCCGCGCCGCGGCGTCGTCCTCGCCGCCTCCTACGAGGTCCGCCGCTTCGGCGTCCGCAGCGCCATGCCCATGGCCCGCGCGCTCGTCCTCGCGCCCTCCGCCGTCGTCGTCCCCCCACGTTTTGCCGCGTACGTCGAGGCGAGCGAGCAGATCCACGCCATCTTCGAGTCCGTCACGCCGCTCGTCGAGCCCCTCTCGCTCGACGAGGCCTTCCTCGACGTCACGGCCTCCCGCGCGCTCTTCGGCACCGGCGAGGCCATCGCCACGGACATCCGCGCGCGTATCGCCGACGAAGTGCACCTCCCCGCCTCGGCCGGCGTCGCCTCCTCGAAGCTCGTCGCAAAGATCGCCTCCGACCTCGCCAAACCAAACGGCCAGCGAATCGTCGCGCCCGAGGACACGACGCACTTCCTCGCGCCCCTGCCCGTCTCGCGCCTTTGGGGCGTCGGGCCGAAGACCGAGGAGATCCTGCGCGCGCAGGGCTTGCACACCATCGGCGACGTCGCTGCGCGGGATCCCGTCTCGCTCGGGGTCCTGCTCGGCAAGCTCGGCCCGCACATCCACGCCCTCGCGACCGGGCACGGCGACGATCGCCCCGTCGTCCCGGACCGCGAGCAAAAATCCCTCGGCGCCGAGGACACCTTCGAGGAGGACCTCCAGGGCGCCCCCGCCCTCGCCCCGCACGTCCACGCCCAGGCCTTGCGCGTGGGCCGCCGCCTGCGCCGCGCAGGCCTCGTGGCGCGGGTGGTGGTCCTGAAGATCAAGCTCTCGGACCACACCCTCGTCACGCGCCGGACCACGCTCGACGAGCCCACCGACGACGGAACGCTCCTTCACCGCGCAGCCCTCGCGCTCCTCGACGGCCTGCCCCTGTCCCGCCGCGTCCGCCTCACGGGCGTCTCGGCCCAGGAGCTCAGCCGCGGCGGGGGCCAGCTCCCGCTCTTCGACCAGGGCGCGCAGCGCTCGAAGCGCCTCAACCAGGTCCTCGACCGCATCGCCGACCGCTTCGGCCCCGCCGCCGTCATCCCAGCCGACGTCGCAGGCCTCGGCCAAGGCAGCGGCGCAGACGACGAGGCCCGACGGAAAATCGGCGCCGCGCGCTTCGACGCGCCCTCCCCCATCTCCCCCTCCCGGCGGGAGAGGGGCCGCGGGTGA
- a CDS encoding cytochrome P450, translating to MSPPAPLPPLAPGALPLAGHIIAYRQDPLGFLMNLAARGRIVGMRLGPIEAFLLREPEDIERVLVSEHRRFWKDRMTRGLGRVLGDGLLTSEGDIWLRHRRLLAPAFHRERIAAYGNDMALAADRFARSLQPGEVRDIHADMMRLTLEIVAKALFDSDVGPRAADVARALHVVVDRFGDGSITLFPWLEHLPLPDNRRSRDAIAVLDDVLLGVVRARRARGGGGSDLLSMLLAAEDDAGRGLSDREMRDELMTLFLAGHETTALALSYAFVQLSKHPDVEARLRAESDAVLGDALPTTEHLARLPFARAVILETLRLYPPAWAIGREAIEETSLAGYRIPKGTQLWISQWVNHRDARYFPEPERFLPERWLGGLERSLPRFAYYPFGGGPRICIGNQFSLLEATIVLATILRRVRVRLLERRPLSLMPMITLRPQGPVVVAYEPAPKPELLRAPVAAAP from the coding sequence ATGTCCCCGCCCGCCCCCCTGCCGCCCCTCGCTCCCGGCGCCCTTCCCCTCGCCGGCCACATCATCGCCTACCGCCAGGATCCTCTCGGCTTCCTCATGAACCTCGCCGCGCGCGGCCGCATCGTCGGCATGCGCCTCGGCCCCATCGAAGCCTTCCTCCTCCGCGAGCCCGAGGACATCGAACGTGTCCTCGTCTCCGAGCACCGCCGCTTCTGGAAAGACCGCATGACCCGCGGCCTCGGCCGTGTCCTCGGCGATGGCCTCCTCACCAGTGAAGGCGACATCTGGCTCCGCCACCGCCGCCTCCTCGCGCCCGCGTTCCACCGCGAGCGCATCGCCGCCTACGGCAACGACATGGCCCTCGCGGCCGACCGCTTTGCCCGCTCCCTCCAGCCGGGCGAAGTCCGCGACATCCATGCCGACATGATGCGCCTCACCCTCGAAATCGTCGCCAAGGCCCTCTTTGACAGCGATGTCGGCCCGCGCGCGGCCGATGTCGCCCGCGCCCTTCATGTCGTCGTCGATCGATTCGGCGACGGCTCGATCACCCTCTTCCCCTGGCTCGAACACCTCCCCTTGCCCGACAACCGCCGCTCCCGCGACGCCATTGCCGTTCTCGACGACGTCTTGCTCGGCGTCGTCCGCGCGCGGCGGGCGCGCGGCGGCGGCGGCTCCGATCTGCTCTCCATGCTCCTCGCGGCCGAGGATGACGCGGGCCGTGGCCTCTCCGATCGCGAGATGCGCGACGAGCTCATGACCCTCTTCCTCGCGGGCCACGAGACCACCGCCCTCGCCCTCTCCTACGCGTTCGTCCAGCTCTCGAAACACCCCGACGTCGAGGCGCGCCTCCGCGCCGAGAGCGACGCCGTCCTCGGCGACGCCCTCCCGACCACGGAGCACCTCGCGCGCCTCCCGTTTGCCCGCGCCGTCATCCTCGAAACGTTGCGCCTGTATCCGCCGGCCTGGGCCATCGGCCGCGAGGCCATCGAAGAGACCTCCCTCGCCGGCTACCGCATCCCCAAGGGCACCCAGCTCTGGATCAGCCAGTGGGTCAACCACCGCGACGCCCGGTATTTCCCCGAACCCGAGCGCTTCCTCCCCGAACGCTGGCTCGGCGGCCTCGAACGTTCGCTCCCTCGCTTCGCGTATTATCCCTTCGGCGGCGGACCTCGCATCTGCATCGGCAACCAGTTCTCCCTCCTCGAAGCCACCATCGTCCTCGCCACGATCCTTCGCCGCGTCCGCGTCCGCCTCCTCGAACGGCGCCCGCTCTCGCTCATGCCGATGATCACCCTCCGCCCCCAGGGCCCCGTCGTCGTCGCGTACGAGCCAGCGCCGAAGCCCGAGCTACTTCGCGCGCCCGTTGCGGCCGCGCCCTGA
- a CDS encoding ATP-binding protein, which produces MATSEVDIGAAALDISAEALEECAREPIHVPGSVQPHGALLAVREDDLRVVQASENTRALVGVDARALLGQPLRAFLDPGSWDQFERALRQPSLRKESPLFLRFAGLAFTAMLYRSEGLVVLELEASGPPEENRIAGTLQVLLARLSGARTVVDLLRSVANEVKVLTGYDRVMVYRFHEDQHGEVVAEAREPELEPYLGQHYPASDIPAQARRLYTKNLVRCIRDVEAIPSPLVPPDNPRTGRPLDLSDAWLRSVSPVHVQYLRNMGVSASMSISLLRDGALFGLVACHHRAPRLLVPSLRGVCEVLGRVASFQMEMLDQKEAAEQSVRASTLAQRYVERVAAQLGAATHRATAKGEAERGLLGQVSSLLGFVEATGVAVVDEAQVATAGVTPAAEDVRRIVAWLRETMKEPIFVTDALGAELPLARALAPVASGLLVTSFSPEGRTMSMWFRPEIERTISWAGDPRKPVSRDPNTMRIEPRRSFEVWRQTVKGCAEPWKPWEIEAASALRAAVVSIVLGQAADLARLATDLRAALRARDDFLSVASHELRTPIATLRLTLEALQRAAARGGESGLSRADAMPRIEMAMRQVERSAALVDQLLDVSQLSSGKLSLSFAETDLGALVRRVAERLSMQAAAAGSTLEVRTEPDVVGQWDEGRLDQVVTNLLTNAIKYGAGRPVTIEVRRGRREAELVVRDRGIGIPAEAQARIFERFERAVSASHYGGFGLGLWIVRQFVEQMGGHVSVASTEGQGATFTVCLPLARRATPEGEGQGVAGA; this is translated from the coding sequence GTGGCGACGAGCGAGGTCGACATCGGCGCCGCGGCGCTCGACATCAGCGCCGAGGCGCTCGAGGAGTGCGCGCGGGAGCCGATCCACGTCCCGGGCTCCGTGCAGCCGCACGGCGCGCTGCTCGCCGTGCGCGAGGACGATCTGCGGGTGGTGCAAGCAAGCGAGAACACCCGCGCCCTCGTCGGCGTGGACGCGCGCGCGCTCCTCGGTCAGCCCCTGCGGGCCTTCCTCGATCCGGGGTCGTGGGATCAGTTCGAACGAGCCCTGCGGCAACCCTCGCTCCGCAAGGAGAGCCCGCTCTTCCTGCGCTTCGCAGGGCTCGCCTTCACGGCGATGCTCTACCGCTCGGAGGGGCTCGTGGTGCTCGAGCTGGAGGCGTCGGGGCCACCCGAGGAGAACCGGATCGCAGGCACGCTGCAGGTGCTCCTCGCGCGGCTCTCGGGCGCGCGGACGGTCGTCGACCTGCTCCGCAGCGTGGCGAACGAGGTCAAGGTCCTCACGGGCTACGACCGGGTGATGGTCTACCGGTTCCACGAGGACCAGCACGGCGAGGTGGTCGCCGAGGCGCGCGAGCCGGAGCTCGAGCCGTACCTGGGGCAGCACTACCCGGCCTCGGACATCCCCGCCCAGGCGCGCCGGCTGTACACGAAAAACCTCGTCCGGTGCATCCGGGACGTGGAGGCGATCCCTTCGCCCCTCGTGCCGCCGGACAACCCGCGGACGGGCCGCCCGCTCGATCTGAGCGACGCCTGGCTGCGCAGCGTCTCGCCCGTGCATGTGCAGTACCTCCGCAACATGGGCGTGAGCGCGTCGATGTCGATCTCGCTCCTCCGCGATGGAGCGCTGTTCGGGCTCGTCGCGTGTCATCACCGCGCGCCCCGGCTGCTCGTGCCATCGCTGCGTGGCGTGTGCGAGGTGCTCGGGCGCGTGGCGTCGTTCCAGATGGAGATGCTTGATCAGAAAGAAGCGGCAGAGCAATCGGTCCGCGCGAGCACGCTGGCACAGCGCTACGTCGAGCGGGTCGCGGCGCAGCTCGGCGCGGCGACCCACCGCGCAACCGCAAAAGGCGAGGCCGAGAGGGGCCTGCTCGGGCAGGTCTCGTCGCTGCTCGGGTTCGTCGAGGCGACGGGCGTGGCCGTGGTGGACGAGGCGCAGGTGGCGACGGCCGGCGTGACGCCCGCGGCGGAGGACGTGCGGAGGATCGTGGCGTGGCTGCGGGAGACGATGAAGGAGCCGATCTTCGTGACGGACGCGCTCGGAGCGGAGCTGCCCCTCGCGCGCGCGCTCGCGCCCGTGGCGAGCGGGCTGCTCGTGACGTCGTTCAGCCCGGAGGGGCGGACGATGTCGATGTGGTTCCGGCCGGAGATCGAGCGGACGATCTCGTGGGCCGGTGATCCGCGGAAGCCGGTGTCGCGGGATCCGAACACGATGCGGATCGAGCCGCGCCGCTCGTTCGAGGTCTGGCGGCAGACGGTGAAGGGGTGCGCGGAGCCCTGGAAGCCGTGGGAGATCGAGGCCGCGAGCGCGCTGCGCGCGGCGGTGGTGAGCATCGTGCTCGGGCAAGCGGCGGATCTCGCGCGGCTCGCGACCGATCTGCGGGCCGCCCTGCGCGCGCGGGACGATTTCCTCTCGGTCGCGTCGCACGAGCTGCGCACGCCGATCGCGACGCTGCGGCTGACGCTGGAGGCGCTGCAGCGCGCCGCGGCGCGGGGCGGGGAGAGCGGGCTCAGCCGGGCGGACGCGATGCCGCGGATCGAGATGGCGATGCGGCAGGTGGAGCGGAGCGCGGCGCTCGTGGATCAGCTCCTCGACGTCTCGCAGCTTTCCTCGGGCAAGCTCTCGCTTTCGTTCGCGGAGACGGATCTCGGGGCGCTCGTGCGTCGGGTGGCCGAGCGGCTTTCCATGCAGGCCGCGGCGGCGGGCTCGACGCTGGAGGTGCGGACGGAGCCGGACGTCGTGGGGCAATGGGACGAGGGGCGGCTCGATCAGGTGGTGACGAACCTGCTGACGAACGCGATCAAGTACGGCGCGGGGCGGCCGGTGACGATCGAGGTGAGGAGGGGCCGGCGCGAGGCCGAGCTCGTGGTGAGGGATCGGGGCATCGGCATTCCGGCGGAGGCGCAGGCGCGGATCTTCGAGCGGTTCGAGCGAGCGGTGTCGGCGAGCCATTACGGCGGCTTTGGCCTCGGGTTGTGGATCGTGCGGCAGTTCGTGGAGCAAATGGGCGGCCACGTGTCGGTCGCCTCGACCGAGGGGCAAGGCGCGACGTTCACGGTGTGCCTGCCTCTCGCCCGGCGCGCCACGCCCGAGGGGGAGGGCCAGGGCGTTGCCGGGGCGTGA
- a CDS encoding response regulator: MDDDEDLRRTVTMVLAEEGYSVLEAANGAEALTRLHDGPLPDVILLDLMMPVMNGEQFRRAQRADPSLAEVPVVLMTAAGSRAVEPLMALGPTRVLHKPVGLEPLLEAVDEVASGRGRNGRAK; encoded by the coding sequence GTGGACGACGACGAGGATCTTCGCCGAACCGTGACGATGGTCCTCGCAGAGGAAGGGTACTCCGTCCTGGAAGCCGCGAACGGCGCCGAGGCGCTGACGCGGCTGCACGACGGGCCGCTGCCGGACGTGATCCTGCTCGACCTGATGATGCCGGTGATGAACGGGGAGCAATTTCGCCGCGCGCAGCGGGCCGATCCGTCGCTCGCGGAGGTGCCGGTCGTGCTGATGACGGCGGCGGGGTCACGCGCGGTCGAGCCGCTCATGGCGCTCGGCCCGACGCGCGTGCTGCACAAGCCGGTGGGGCTCGAGCCGCTCCTGGAAGCGGTGGACGAGGTGGCGTCAGGGCGCGGCCGCAACGGGCGCGCGAAGTAG
- a CDS encoding succinate dehydrogenase: MSAETLDVSRGARRTFVSSRLGSLLAVAPLGVWTVNHVWDNLAAFQGAEAWQTSVTQHAHPVAHGITLLVVLLPLVIHTVWGLGRLKSMRPNNERYGYFANLRYILQRASAVGVLFFLGAHIWLAMLRPRLLLGHAEAFSDISHEMHHHMPTLVVYILGTLGVAYHLANGIGTFAMGWGLAASRKSIRTIERLSYAFFVVLLAMSWGAIYALWRAGA, from the coding sequence ATGTCGGCCGAGACCCTCGATGTTTCCCGCGGCGCGCGCCGGACGTTCGTCTCCTCGCGCCTCGGATCGCTCCTCGCCGTGGCGCCCCTCGGCGTCTGGACCGTGAACCACGTGTGGGACAACCTCGCGGCCTTCCAAGGCGCCGAGGCATGGCAGACGTCGGTCACCCAGCATGCGCACCCCGTCGCGCACGGGATCACGCTCCTCGTCGTCCTGTTGCCCCTCGTGATTCACACGGTGTGGGGCCTCGGCCGGCTGAAGAGCATGCGCCCAAACAACGAGCGCTACGGCTACTTCGCCAACCTCCGGTACATCCTCCAGCGCGCAAGCGCCGTCGGCGTGCTCTTCTTCCTCGGCGCGCACATCTGGCTGGCGATGCTCCGTCCGCGCCTGCTGCTCGGCCACGCCGAGGCCTTCTCGGACATCTCGCACGAGATGCACCACCACATGCCGACGCTCGTGGTCTACATCCTCGGCACCCTCGGCGTCGCCTACCACCTCGCAAATGGCATCGGCACCTTCGCGATGGGCTGGGGCCTCGCCGCAAGCCGCAAGTCGATCCGCACGATCGAGCGTCTCTCCTACGCCTTCTTCGTCGTCCTGCTCGCCATGTCCTGGGGCGCCATCTACGCCCTCTGGCGCGCCGGCGCCTGA